The Mus caroli chromosome 1, CAROLI_EIJ_v1.1, whole genome shotgun sequence genome has a window encoding:
- the Sphkap gene encoding A-kinase anchor protein SPHKAP isoform X3 — MDVNSRLSVQSNVESPLMHEGSEPQQVTSSAAGNLAGSITACKKVLRSNSLLESTDYWLQNQRTPCQIGFVEDESENCASVCFVNLDVNKDACITENLQQKLVNVSPDLPNLISSMNVQQPKENEIVLLSGLASGNLQADFDVSQCPWLPDICLVQCARGNRPNSTNCIIFEINKFLIGLEVVQERQLHLETNVLKLEDDTNCSLSSIEEDFLTASEHLEEEIEVDDCRSGLENTNVSANVLESKKPKETTQEGWDYHKEKLHCALGEKHIRKHRMPSTKTEGSKETTEENTALKSLNPLVRPSHLKSEVAGNKQLATNYSYPENIKGELETSQMLFIPRDAYLSMVKKDVLSSCSVLTEQGSNLRDHDVTPNSLPPVQNGEATTGEYATNLAESVMQDAFIRLSQSQPTLPQESAVSFSMGSALLPSGCCTKDMVVPRSWNELPKIVIVQSPDGSDTAPEPNVSSWPDMELSVETSGIFSADSSSRPTQSALEVALACAATVIGTISSPQATERFTMEQESLVSTYAQRGSGVQQTQVPQVFMAPSTTEYSFPSALCGMTQVASAVAVCGLCEREEVTCPVAPSDLLPTSGASEEISSIGSLVMEKSTELGKEAIAGALLREATLILARPDAYSSLGELLESVNQRIIETTSKTQTLCTESVQRNGLAHTLSDVILKHSVDELHQKTTMAHPTDERHPCGTLDTLMESVNQLLHNVICFTFKKMNHILTLGEHPSFDQAAGQAWVKASTCPSSQPLSNAHGTGLVIRNLVEDASPKSNKGGARPEQVNNPRLQSEFSCSHRILDSTAKSFPKEIYLKGIMGEDTRNPHHTLNYDSNERRASTDLGKLTTASEGCSGFQETEDSIVPNTQEKYICATPLNNEAQVNLSLLGDDLAVPVQSTLEAKQSEVYGITDFAEELAETVVSMATEIAAICLDNSNGKQPWFCAWKRGNEFLTTPNGSCRSLKRKKENSSAGSTVRKHKPPRLSEIKRKADEHPELKEKLMNRVMDESMNLEDIPDSVSTFANEVAAKIMNLTEFSMVDGVWQGQSCSRTRLLGGDRWNRLKASSCESIPEEDSEARVFVNSLGLTSTLSQPVSRASSVSKQSSCESITDEFSRFMVKQMENEGRGFELLLDYYAGKNASSIMNSAMQQACQKNDHLNVRPSCPSKQSSTESITEEFYRYMLRDIAKESKDGASSRRSSHDWTTGLLSPSARSPLCYRQSSMPDSRSPCSRLTVNAPVKANSLDGFAQNCPQDSVNVQPVSRASSSGLCKSDSCLYRRSGTDQITNMLIHETWASSIEALMRKNKIIADDSEAANASPGPVSSGSPLQVEKNANRLATSKGHRGPTLLVQESVDYQRKDAVTEGNHSPVSSPSKTAPVKKPSGFDPRRETSACPSAAGLSPRRSLCSRDVPLIQIETDQKEECIGEPGPFLSQSVSLEEAQGHQPEETIPDVARNEDTAPSTCESSRDSLETSGEVEVEVLKEDIPRDESRNPPSSSEESTGSWSQLANEEDIPDDTSSFLQLSERSMSNGNSSGTSSLGIMDLDIYQESIPSSPMINELVEEKESLKEQSESIKEHASGPPGRAASPQRSLLVINFDLEPECPDAELRATLQWIAASELGIPTIYFKKSQESRIEKFLDVVKLVHQKSWKVGDIFHAVVQYCKLHAEQKERTPSLFDWLLELG, encoded by the exons TGTCCTTGGCTACCAGATATCTGCTTGGTCCAGTGTGCAAGAGGGAACAGACCAAACAGTACCAACTGCATCATCTTTGAGATCAACAAGTTCTTAATTGGTCTGGAAGTGGTGCAGGAGCGTCAGCTCCACCTGGAGACGAACGTGTTGAAGCTGGAGGATGATACAAACTGTTCTCTGTCTTCAATTGAAGAAGATTTCCTTACAGCCTCCGAGCATTTGGAGGAAGAAATCGAGGTGGACGACTGCAGAAGTG GTTTGGAAAATACAAATGTGTCAGCTAATGTTTTGGAAAGTAAAAAGCCAAAGGAAACTACCCAGGAAGGATGGGATTACCACAAGGAAAAGTTGCATTGTGCTTTAGGGGAAAAACACATTAGAAAACACCGTATGCCCTCCACAAAAACAGAAGGGTCAAAGGAAACTACAGAAGAGAACACGGCCTTGAAAAGTCTCAACCCTTTAGTCAGGCCATCACACCTGAAAAGTGAAGTGGCGGGGAACAAGCAGCTGGCCACAAACTACTCCTACCCAGAAAATATCAAAGGGGAACTagaaacatctcaaatgctgttCATTCCTAGAGATGCCTATCTCTCCATGGTTAAGAAAGATGTACTTTCTTCGTGTAGTGTACTCACTGAACAGGGAAGCAACCTCAGAGACCATGACGTTACTCCAAACTCTCTTCCTCCCGTTCAAAATGGAGAAGCCACCACCGGAGAGTATGCTACAAACTTAGCAGAATCTGTAATGCAAGATGCCTTCATCCGATTGTCTCAGTCACAACCCACACTCCCCCAGGAATCTGCAGTCAGTTTCTCTATGGGAAGTGCTCTCCTTCCCAGTGGCTGTTGCACAAAAGATATGGTGGTCCCTCGTTCATGGAATGAACTACCCAAAATTGTCATTGTGCAGAGCCCAGATGGCAGTGACACAGCCCCTGAGCCAAATGTCTCCTCCTGGCCTGACATGGAATTGTCTGTTGAAACCTCGGGCATCTTTTCTGCAGACAGTTCCAGTAGACCCACTCAGAGTGCCCTAGAAGTTGCATTGGCTTGTGCAGCCACTGTGATTGGAACCATTTCCAGTCCACAGGCCACAGAAAGATTCACCATGGAACAAGAATCCCTGGTATCTACCTATGCCCAGAGAGGCAGTGGGGTACAGCAAACTCAAGTGCCCCAAGTATTCATGGCACCTTCTACAACCGAGTATTCCTTCCCATCAGCTCTGTGTGGCATGACACAAGTGGCAAGTGCTGTCGCTGTCTGTGGCTTATGTGAAAGAGAAGAGGTGACATGTCCTGTAGCTCCAAGTGACCTCTTGCCTACCTCTGGGGCTTCTGAAGAAATATCCTCCATCGGAAGTTTAGTGATGGAGAAGAGCACAGAGCTGGGGAAGGAAGCCATTGCAGGGGCTCTGCTCAGAGAGGCTACTCTGATTTTAGCAAGGCCAGATGCTTACAGCAGCCTTGGTGAGCTCTTGGAATCTGTGAACCAGAGAATCATAGAAACTACTTCTAAAACCCAGACCCTGTGCACAGAAAGTGTTCAAAGGAATGGACTGGCACACACCTTGTCCGATGTCATCCTCAAGCACTCAGTGGATGAACTTCACCAGAAAACTACAATGGCTCACCCCACTGATGAAAGGCATCCCTGTGGAACTTTGGACACCTTGATGGAAAGTGTGAACCAGCTGCTGCACAATGTGATCTGCTTCACATTCAAAAAGATGAATCACATTTTAACACTCGGTGAGCATCCCTCATTTGATCAGGCTGCTGGTCAAGCCTGGGTAAAAGCCTCCACATGCCCCAGCAGCCAGCCTCTTAGCAATGCACACGGTACTGGCCTTGTCATCAGGAATCTTGTAGAGGATGCATCTCCTAAGTCAAACAAGGGCGGAGCAAGGCCAGAACAGGTCAACAACCCCAGGTTGCAATCTGAGTTCTCCTGCAGTCATAGAATTCTTGATTCAACTGCTAAGTCATTCCCCAAGGAAATATATCTGAAAGGGATTATGGGAGAGGATACCAGAAACCCTCATCATACACTAAATTATGACAGCAATGAACGAAGAGCCTCTACAGACCTAGGAAAATTGACAACAGCAAGTGAGGGTTGTAGTGGTTTCCAGGAAACTGAAGACAGCATTGTTCCAAACACCCAAGAGAAATACATCTGTGCCACACCCCTAAACAATGAAGCTCAAGTTAACCTATCCTTATTAGGTGATGACCTGGCTGTTCCTGTTCAGTCTACTCTAGAGGCAAAGCAGTCCGAGGTCTATGGCATCACAGACTTTGCGGAAGAATTGGCAGAGACTGTTGTCTCCATGGCAACCGAAATTGCAGCAATCTGCCTTGACAACTCCAATGGCAAACAGCCCTGGTTTTGTGCTTGGAAAAGAGGGAACGAGTTTTTGACGACGCCTAACGGATCCTGCCGATCcttgaagaggaagaaggaaaactcaaGCGCCGGAAGCACCGTGAGGAAACACAAGCCACCTCGCCTCAGTGAAATCAAGAGAAAAGCTGATGAGCACCCAGAGCTGAAAGAGAAGCTAATGAACAGAGTCATGGATGAGTCCATGAACCTCGAAGACATCCCTGATTCCGTCAGTACCTTTGCCAATGAAGTGGCAGCCAAGATCATGAACCTCACAGAGTTTTCCATGGTGGATGGGGTGTGGCAAGGCCAGAGTTGTTCCCGGACTCGGCTTCTGGGTGGCGATAGGTGGAACCGGCTGAAGGCCTCAAGCTGTGAGAGCATTCCTGAGGAGGACTCTGAAGCCAGGGTCTTTGTAAATAGCCTGGGTTTGACGAGTACCTTAAGCCAGCCAGTTAGCAGGGCCAGCTCCGTCTCCAAACAGTCCAGCTGTGAGAGCATCACCGATGAGTTTTCCAGGTTCATGGTGAAACAGATGGAAAATGAAGGGAGAGGGTTTGAGTTGCTGCTGGATTACTACGCAGGCAAAAATGCCAGCAGTATCATGAACTCAGCAATGCAGCAGGCATGCCAGAAAAATGACCACCTCAACGTGAGACCGAGCTGCCCCTCTAAGCAATCCAGCACAGAGAGCATAACAGAGGAGTTCTATAGGTACATGTTAAGGGACATCGcgaaagaaagcaaagatggtGCCTCCTCCAGACGAAGCAGCCATGATTGGACCACGGGCTTGCTGTCTCCTTCTGCACGATCCCCTCTGTGTTACAGACAGTCATCTATGCCTGACAGCAGGTCGCCATGCTCCAGACTAACAGTAAATGCGCCTGTCAAAGCCAACTCCTTAGATGGCTTTGCCCAAAACTGCCCTCAAGATTCTGTAAATGTACAGCCAGTCAGTAGGGcttcctcatctggcctctgcaaaTCAGATTCCTGCTTGTATCGCAGAAGTGGGACTGACCAGATCACAAACATGCTAATTCATGAAACATGGGCGAGCTCCATTGAGGCTCTCATGAGAAAGAACAAAATCATTGCTGATGATAGCGAGGCAGCTAATGCCAGTCCTGGCCCTGTTTCCAGTGGTTCTCCTTTGCAAGTAGAGAAGAATGCCAACAGATTAGCCACCAGCAAAGGACACAGGGGGCCAACTCTGCTTGTACAGGAATCTGTTGATTACCAGAGAAAAGATGCTGTTACTGAAGGCAATCACTCCCCAGTGTCATCTCCAAGCAAAACAGCTCCTGTTAAAAAACCCAGTGGTTTTGATCCTAGACGAGAAACCTCTGCGTGCCCCAGTGCTGCTGGTCTCAGCCCTAGGCGGTCACTCTGCTCAAGGGATGTGCCTTTGATTCAAATAGAGACAGATCAGAAAGAAGAGTGCATTGGAGAACCGGGACCTTTCCTTTCCCAAAGTGTCTCCCTAGAGGAAGCACAAGGGCACCAACCTGAAGAAACCATCCCAGATGTGGccagaaatgaagacacagcCCCGAGCACCTGTGAGAGCTCTCG TGACAGCCTTGAGACCAGTGGGGAAGTAGAAGTGGAGGTCTTGAAAGAGGACATACCCCGAGATGAGTCCCGGAACCCTCCTAGCAGCAGCGAGGAGAGTACAGGCAGCTGGTCCCAGCTGGCCAATGAGGAGGACATCCCAGATGACACAAGCAGCTTTCTGCAGCTCAGCGAGCGGTCCATGAG CAATGGCAACAGTAGTGGCACTAGCAGTCTTGGCATTATGGACCTGGACATTTATCAGGAAAGCATACCGTCTTCTCCCATGATTAA TGAATTAGTAGAAGAGAAGGAGAGTCTTAAAGAACAATCAGAAAGCATAAAGG AACATGCCTCTGGACCGCCAGGGAGGGCTGCCAGCCCCCAGAGGAGCCTACTGGTGATCAACTTTGACCTGGAGCCAGAGTGTCCTGATGCTGAGCTTCGAGCCACTCTGCAGTGGATAGCTGCCTCCGAACTGGGGATCCCAACAATCTACTTTAAGAAATCTCAGGAAAGCAGAATTGAAAAG TTTCTAGATGTTGTGAAGCTTGTTCATCAGAAGTCCTGGAAGGTGGGAGATATATTTCACGCGGTTGTCCAGTACTGCAAACTGCATGCAGAGCAGAAGGAGAGGACTCCGAGTCTCTTTGACTGGCTTCTGGAACTTGGATAA
- the Sphkap gene encoding A-kinase anchor protein SPHKAP isoform X5, which yields MDVNSRLSVQSNVESPLMHEGSEPQQVTSSAAGNLAGSITACKKVLRSNSLLESTDYWLQNQRTPCQIGFVEDESENCASVCFVNLDVNKDACITENLQQKLVNVSPDLPNLISSMNVQQPKENEIVLLSGLASGNLQADFDVSQCPWLPDICLVQCARGNRPNSTNCIIFEINKFLIGLEVVQERQLHLETNVLKLEDDTNCSLSSIEEDFLTASEHLEEEIEVDDCRSGLENTNVSANVLESKKPKETTQEGWDYHKEKLHCALGEKHIRKHRMPSTKTEGSKETTEENTALKSLNPLVRPSHLKSEVAGNKQLATNYSYPENIKGELETSQMLFIPRDAYLSMVKKDVLSSCSVLTEQGSNLRDHDVTPNSLPPVQNGEATTGEYATNLAESVMQDAFIRLSQSQPTLPQESAVSFSMGSALLPSGCCTKDMVVPRSWNELPKIVIVQSPDGSDTAPEPNVSSWPDMELSVETSGIFSADSSSRPTQSALEVALACAATVIGTISSPQATERFTMEQESLVSTYAQRGSGVQQTQVPQVFMAPSTTEYSFPSALCGMTQVASAVAVCGLCEREEVTCPVAPSDLLPTSGASEEISSIGSLVMEKSTELGKEAIAGALLREATLILARPDAYSSLGELLESVNQRIIETTSKTQTLCTESVQRNGLAHTLSDVILKHSVDELHQKTTMAHPTDERHPCGTLDTLMESVNQLLHNVICFTFKKMNHILTLGEHPSFDQAAGQAWVKASTCPSSQPLSNAHGTGLVIRNLVEDASPKSNKGGARPEQVNNPRLQSEFSCSHRILDSTAKSFPKEIYLKGIMGEDTRNPHHTLNYDSNERRASTDLGKLTTASEGCSGFQETEDSIVPNTQEKYICATPLNNEAQVNLSLLGDDLAVPVQSTLEAKQSEVYGITDFAEELAETVVSMATEIAAICLDNSNGKQPWFCAWKRGNEFLTTPNGSCRSLKRKKENSSAGSTVRKHKPPRLSEIKRKADEHPELKEKLMNRVMDESMNLEDIPDSVSTFANEVAAKIMNLTEFSMVDGVWQGQSCSRTRLLGGDRWNRLKASSCESIPEEDSEARVFVNSLGLTSTLSQPVSRASSVSKQSSCESITDEFSRFMVKQMENEGRGFELLLDYYAGKNASSIMNSAMQQACQKNDHLNVRPSCPSKQSSTESITEEFYRYMLRDIAKESKDGASSRRSSHDWTTGLLSPSARSPLCYRQSSMPDSRSPCSRLTVNAPVKANSLDGFAQNCPQDSVNVQPVSRASSSGLCKSDSCLYRRSGTDQITNMLIHETWASSIEALMRKNKIIADDSEAANASPGPVSSGSPLQVEKNANRLATSKGHRGPTLLVQESVDYQRKDAVTEGNHSPVSSPSKTAPVKKPSGFDPRRETSACPSAAGLSPRRSLCSRDVPLIQIETDQKEECIGEPGPFLSQSVSLEEAQGHQPEETIPDVARNEDTAPSTCESSRDSLETSGEVEVEVLKEDIPRDESRNPPSSSEESTGSWSQLANEEDIPDDTSSFLQLSERSMSELVEEKESLKEQSESIKEHASGPPGRAASPQRSLLVINFDLEPECPDAELRATLQWIAASELGIPTIYFKKSQESRIEKFLDVVKLVHQKSWKVGDIFHAVVQYCKLHAEQKERTPSLFDWLLELG from the exons TGTCCTTGGCTACCAGATATCTGCTTGGTCCAGTGTGCAAGAGGGAACAGACCAAACAGTACCAACTGCATCATCTTTGAGATCAACAAGTTCTTAATTGGTCTGGAAGTGGTGCAGGAGCGTCAGCTCCACCTGGAGACGAACGTGTTGAAGCTGGAGGATGATACAAACTGTTCTCTGTCTTCAATTGAAGAAGATTTCCTTACAGCCTCCGAGCATTTGGAGGAAGAAATCGAGGTGGACGACTGCAGAAGTG GTTTGGAAAATACAAATGTGTCAGCTAATGTTTTGGAAAGTAAAAAGCCAAAGGAAACTACCCAGGAAGGATGGGATTACCACAAGGAAAAGTTGCATTGTGCTTTAGGGGAAAAACACATTAGAAAACACCGTATGCCCTCCACAAAAACAGAAGGGTCAAAGGAAACTACAGAAGAGAACACGGCCTTGAAAAGTCTCAACCCTTTAGTCAGGCCATCACACCTGAAAAGTGAAGTGGCGGGGAACAAGCAGCTGGCCACAAACTACTCCTACCCAGAAAATATCAAAGGGGAACTagaaacatctcaaatgctgttCATTCCTAGAGATGCCTATCTCTCCATGGTTAAGAAAGATGTACTTTCTTCGTGTAGTGTACTCACTGAACAGGGAAGCAACCTCAGAGACCATGACGTTACTCCAAACTCTCTTCCTCCCGTTCAAAATGGAGAAGCCACCACCGGAGAGTATGCTACAAACTTAGCAGAATCTGTAATGCAAGATGCCTTCATCCGATTGTCTCAGTCACAACCCACACTCCCCCAGGAATCTGCAGTCAGTTTCTCTATGGGAAGTGCTCTCCTTCCCAGTGGCTGTTGCACAAAAGATATGGTGGTCCCTCGTTCATGGAATGAACTACCCAAAATTGTCATTGTGCAGAGCCCAGATGGCAGTGACACAGCCCCTGAGCCAAATGTCTCCTCCTGGCCTGACATGGAATTGTCTGTTGAAACCTCGGGCATCTTTTCTGCAGACAGTTCCAGTAGACCCACTCAGAGTGCCCTAGAAGTTGCATTGGCTTGTGCAGCCACTGTGATTGGAACCATTTCCAGTCCACAGGCCACAGAAAGATTCACCATGGAACAAGAATCCCTGGTATCTACCTATGCCCAGAGAGGCAGTGGGGTACAGCAAACTCAAGTGCCCCAAGTATTCATGGCACCTTCTACAACCGAGTATTCCTTCCCATCAGCTCTGTGTGGCATGACACAAGTGGCAAGTGCTGTCGCTGTCTGTGGCTTATGTGAAAGAGAAGAGGTGACATGTCCTGTAGCTCCAAGTGACCTCTTGCCTACCTCTGGGGCTTCTGAAGAAATATCCTCCATCGGAAGTTTAGTGATGGAGAAGAGCACAGAGCTGGGGAAGGAAGCCATTGCAGGGGCTCTGCTCAGAGAGGCTACTCTGATTTTAGCAAGGCCAGATGCTTACAGCAGCCTTGGTGAGCTCTTGGAATCTGTGAACCAGAGAATCATAGAAACTACTTCTAAAACCCAGACCCTGTGCACAGAAAGTGTTCAAAGGAATGGACTGGCACACACCTTGTCCGATGTCATCCTCAAGCACTCAGTGGATGAACTTCACCAGAAAACTACAATGGCTCACCCCACTGATGAAAGGCATCCCTGTGGAACTTTGGACACCTTGATGGAAAGTGTGAACCAGCTGCTGCACAATGTGATCTGCTTCACATTCAAAAAGATGAATCACATTTTAACACTCGGTGAGCATCCCTCATTTGATCAGGCTGCTGGTCAAGCCTGGGTAAAAGCCTCCACATGCCCCAGCAGCCAGCCTCTTAGCAATGCACACGGTACTGGCCTTGTCATCAGGAATCTTGTAGAGGATGCATCTCCTAAGTCAAACAAGGGCGGAGCAAGGCCAGAACAGGTCAACAACCCCAGGTTGCAATCTGAGTTCTCCTGCAGTCATAGAATTCTTGATTCAACTGCTAAGTCATTCCCCAAGGAAATATATCTGAAAGGGATTATGGGAGAGGATACCAGAAACCCTCATCATACACTAAATTATGACAGCAATGAACGAAGAGCCTCTACAGACCTAGGAAAATTGACAACAGCAAGTGAGGGTTGTAGTGGTTTCCAGGAAACTGAAGACAGCATTGTTCCAAACACCCAAGAGAAATACATCTGTGCCACACCCCTAAACAATGAAGCTCAAGTTAACCTATCCTTATTAGGTGATGACCTGGCTGTTCCTGTTCAGTCTACTCTAGAGGCAAAGCAGTCCGAGGTCTATGGCATCACAGACTTTGCGGAAGAATTGGCAGAGACTGTTGTCTCCATGGCAACCGAAATTGCAGCAATCTGCCTTGACAACTCCAATGGCAAACAGCCCTGGTTTTGTGCTTGGAAAAGAGGGAACGAGTTTTTGACGACGCCTAACGGATCCTGCCGATCcttgaagaggaagaaggaaaactcaaGCGCCGGAAGCACCGTGAGGAAACACAAGCCACCTCGCCTCAGTGAAATCAAGAGAAAAGCTGATGAGCACCCAGAGCTGAAAGAGAAGCTAATGAACAGAGTCATGGATGAGTCCATGAACCTCGAAGACATCCCTGATTCCGTCAGTACCTTTGCCAATGAAGTGGCAGCCAAGATCATGAACCTCACAGAGTTTTCCATGGTGGATGGGGTGTGGCAAGGCCAGAGTTGTTCCCGGACTCGGCTTCTGGGTGGCGATAGGTGGAACCGGCTGAAGGCCTCAAGCTGTGAGAGCATTCCTGAGGAGGACTCTGAAGCCAGGGTCTTTGTAAATAGCCTGGGTTTGACGAGTACCTTAAGCCAGCCAGTTAGCAGGGCCAGCTCCGTCTCCAAACAGTCCAGCTGTGAGAGCATCACCGATGAGTTTTCCAGGTTCATGGTGAAACAGATGGAAAATGAAGGGAGAGGGTTTGAGTTGCTGCTGGATTACTACGCAGGCAAAAATGCCAGCAGTATCATGAACTCAGCAATGCAGCAGGCATGCCAGAAAAATGACCACCTCAACGTGAGACCGAGCTGCCCCTCTAAGCAATCCAGCACAGAGAGCATAACAGAGGAGTTCTATAGGTACATGTTAAGGGACATCGcgaaagaaagcaaagatggtGCCTCCTCCAGACGAAGCAGCCATGATTGGACCACGGGCTTGCTGTCTCCTTCTGCACGATCCCCTCTGTGTTACAGACAGTCATCTATGCCTGACAGCAGGTCGCCATGCTCCAGACTAACAGTAAATGCGCCTGTCAAAGCCAACTCCTTAGATGGCTTTGCCCAAAACTGCCCTCAAGATTCTGTAAATGTACAGCCAGTCAGTAGGGcttcctcatctggcctctgcaaaTCAGATTCCTGCTTGTATCGCAGAAGTGGGACTGACCAGATCACAAACATGCTAATTCATGAAACATGGGCGAGCTCCATTGAGGCTCTCATGAGAAAGAACAAAATCATTGCTGATGATAGCGAGGCAGCTAATGCCAGTCCTGGCCCTGTTTCCAGTGGTTCTCCTTTGCAAGTAGAGAAGAATGCCAACAGATTAGCCACCAGCAAAGGACACAGGGGGCCAACTCTGCTTGTACAGGAATCTGTTGATTACCAGAGAAAAGATGCTGTTACTGAAGGCAATCACTCCCCAGTGTCATCTCCAAGCAAAACAGCTCCTGTTAAAAAACCCAGTGGTTTTGATCCTAGACGAGAAACCTCTGCGTGCCCCAGTGCTGCTGGTCTCAGCCCTAGGCGGTCACTCTGCTCAAGGGATGTGCCTTTGATTCAAATAGAGACAGATCAGAAAGAAGAGTGCATTGGAGAACCGGGACCTTTCCTTTCCCAAAGTGTCTCCCTAGAGGAAGCACAAGGGCACCAACCTGAAGAAACCATCCCAGATGTGGccagaaatgaagacacagcCCCGAGCACCTGTGAGAGCTCTCG TGACAGCCTTGAGACCAGTGGGGAAGTAGAAGTGGAGGTCTTGAAAGAGGACATACCCCGAGATGAGTCCCGGAACCCTCCTAGCAGCAGCGAGGAGAGTACAGGCAGCTGGTCCCAGCTGGCCAATGAGGAGGACATCCCAGATGACACAAGCAGCTTTCTGCAGCTCAGCGAGCGGTCCATGAG TGAATTAGTAGAAGAGAAGGAGAGTCTTAAAGAACAATCAGAAAGCATAAAGG AACATGCCTCTGGACCGCCAGGGAGGGCTGCCAGCCCCCAGAGGAGCCTACTGGTGATCAACTTTGACCTGGAGCCAGAGTGTCCTGATGCTGAGCTTCGAGCCACTCTGCAGTGGATAGCTGCCTCCGAACTGGGGATCCCAACAATCTACTTTAAGAAATCTCAGGAAAGCAGAATTGAAAAG TTTCTAGATGTTGTGAAGCTTGTTCATCAGAAGTCCTGGAAGGTGGGAGATATATTTCACGCGGTTGTCCAGTACTGCAAACTGCATGCAGAGCAGAAGGAGAGGACTCCGAGTCTCTTTGACTGGCTTCTGGAACTTGGATAA